The following are from one region of the Bradyrhizobium septentrionale genome:
- a CDS encoding ERF family protein, producing the protein MNNQLQATRDYHSVIERAAMDPNFDVDKLERLVAMQEASQQRSADQLFNEALSKAEAEMSVISTNANNPQTKSRYATFARLDGEIRPIYTGHGFGIQFNTEPMGEPNVIRVVGMLSNGMAQRRFQVDMPIVTQGIRGQDMMTRTHATMSAISYGKRALEIMMFNLAIGDDDDGNRAGGSYRPPAPAPAPRSMDELTDPHTGEVVDHVDPFRLEMHEGQTWAAFIEPLQRYLKHCRSIAEWDEWRLLNQDLLLKLKETKPQLFRLFEKNIEAKHEELTK; encoded by the coding sequence ATGAACAATCAGCTGCAAGCCACGAGGGACTATCACAGCGTGATCGAACGCGCCGCGATGGACCCGAATTTCGACGTGGACAAGCTGGAGCGCTTGGTCGCGATGCAGGAGGCCAGCCAGCAGCGAAGTGCCGATCAGCTGTTCAACGAGGCGCTGTCGAAGGCCGAAGCCGAGATGAGCGTGATCTCGACCAACGCCAACAATCCGCAAACCAAGTCGCGCTATGCCACCTTCGCGCGGCTCGATGGCGAAATTCGTCCGATCTATACCGGCCACGGCTTTGGCATCCAGTTCAACACCGAGCCGATGGGCGAGCCGAACGTGATCCGGGTCGTCGGGATGCTGTCGAACGGGATGGCCCAGCGCCGCTTCCAGGTAGACATGCCCATCGTCACGCAGGGCATTCGCGGGCAGGACATGATGACCCGCACGCACGCGACGATGTCCGCGATCTCCTACGGCAAGCGTGCACTGGAGATCATGATGTTCAATCTTGCCATCGGCGATGACGACGACGGCAACCGCGCTGGCGGCTCTTATCGCCCGCCAGCGCCAGCGCCAGCGCCGCGCTCGATGGATGAGCTGACCGATCCGCACACTGGCGAGGTCGTGGACCACGTCGATCCCTTCAGGCTGGAAATGCACGAGGGCCAGACGTGGGCCGCCTTCATCGAGCCGCTGCAGCGCTATCTCAAACACTGCAGGAGCATCGCCGAGTGGGACGAGTGGCGGCTGCTGAATCAGGACTTGCTGCTGAAGCTGAAGGAGACGAAGCCGCAGCTATTCCGCCTGTTCGAAAAGAACATCGAAGCCAAGCATGAGGAGCTGACAAAATGA
- a CDS encoding YqaJ viral recombinase family protein — translation MSEFDYQIGRFTGTSANVVMHGSEADWITHYRMRAALDSPDPPNWAMRAGAHMEALVLDWLEEQSSPITRRGEVVYHPEIADVCAKLDGYRAADDAIIEVKFLSPQRHRDEYLPAYYPQTMLQRLCTGASKVVLVVAQGTNEPIDFEMAHDADYAVELMRRAGIFLNCLRTLTPPYPIPPAPPPPERWRTLDIIAEPTNWSSELLLYLAEYDSTAAAAKLHDEMGKAARDLVPDDVGKVFAGDFQITRSRKGVLSITRRAA, via the coding sequence ATGTCTGAGTTCGACTACCAGATCGGCCGCTTCACTGGCACCAGCGCCAATGTGGTGATGCATGGCAGCGAAGCCGACTGGATCACGCATTATCGCATGAGGGCCGCGCTCGATTCGCCTGATCCGCCGAACTGGGCGATGCGAGCTGGCGCTCATATGGAAGCCCTCGTGCTTGACTGGCTCGAAGAACAGAGCAGCCCGATCACGCGGCGCGGCGAAGTGGTTTACCATCCCGAGATCGCGGACGTATGCGCCAAGCTGGACGGCTATCGCGCCGCCGATGACGCCATCATCGAGGTGAAGTTTCTGTCGCCGCAGCGGCACAGGGACGAGTATCTCCCCGCATACTATCCGCAGACCATGCTGCAGCGGCTCTGCACCGGGGCCAGCAAAGTCGTGCTGGTTGTCGCACAGGGCACCAACGAGCCTATCGACTTCGAGATGGCACATGATGCCGATTACGCCGTCGAGCTGATGCGGCGCGCGGGCATCTTCCTGAACTGCTTACGCACCCTGACGCCGCCTTATCCGATCCCGCCAGCGCCGCCGCCGCCCGAGCGCTGGCGCACGCTCGATATCATCGCCGAGCCGACCAACTGGAGCAGCGAGCTGCTGCTCTATCTTGCCGAATATGACAGCACGGCCGCCGCCGCCAAGCTGCACGATGAGATGGGCAAGGCCGCCCGCGATCTCGTCCCCGATGATGTCGGCAAGGTCTTCGCTGGCGACTTCCAGATCACCCGCAGCCGCAAAGGCGTGCTGTCGATCACGAGGAGAGCCGCATGA
- a CDS encoding helix-turn-helix domain-containing protein gives MTRPLQPLWSFNDVVDALGGPVAVGRIAGQTCAAVCNWRRYRGLFPSKYYFCMRAALADEGYFAPISLWGFYGTTENNNEQAA, from the coding sequence ATGACGCGGCCTCTACAACCACTCTGGTCATTCAACGATGTTGTCGATGCGCTCGGCGGCCCTGTGGCTGTCGGTCGCATCGCCGGCCAGACGTGCGCCGCTGTCTGCAATTGGCGCAGGTATCGCGGACTCTTCCCGAGCAAATATTATTTTTGTATGCGCGCCGCGCTCGCGGACGAAGGCTACTTTGCGCCGATCTCGCTCTGGGGCTTCTACGGCACAACGGAAAACAACAACGAACAGGCCGCTTGA
- a CDS encoding class I SAM-dependent methyltransferase has protein sequence MVALSTQSKAHPRAVRGRDLYETPSVAVYALLSVEKLPRRIWEPADGNGAISRVLRRAGHRVATSDIARGRDFLISERMPKLTRGIVTNPPFQIAARFAAHAIELSPYVAMLMRLGFLEAGHPCHAAGRARMFCLDEQPPARVYVFRQRLPMMHRAGWKGRRAVSAMAFCWIVWDRRHRGPTLLSRISWEGRA, from the coding sequence ATGGTGGCGCTCTCGACGCAATCGAAGGCGCATCCGCGCGCTGTGCGCGGGCGCGATCTCTATGAGACCCCATCGGTTGCCGTTTATGCCCTGCTGAGCGTCGAGAAATTGCCGCGCCGCATCTGGGAGCCCGCAGACGGCAACGGTGCGATCAGCCGCGTGCTGCGCCGAGCTGGCCATCGCGTAGCGACCAGCGACATCGCGCGAGGCCGCGACTTCCTGATCAGCGAGCGCATGCCGAAGCTGACGCGCGGCATCGTGACGAATCCGCCATTCCAGATCGCAGCGCGCTTCGCCGCGCATGCCATCGAGCTGAGCCCTTACGTCGCTATGCTGATGCGGCTCGGCTTCCTTGAGGCTGGCCATCCCTGCCACGCAGCTGGCCGAGCACGGATGTTCTGTCTCGATGAGCAGCCGCCCGCGCGAGTCTACGTCTTCCGCCAGCGCCTGCCGATGATGCATCGGGCTGGCTGGAAGGGCCGCCGCGCCGTGAGCGCGATGGCCTTCTGCTGGATCGTCTGGGATCGCCGCCATCGAGGGCCGACGCTGCTCTCGCGCATTTCGTGGGAGGGGCGAGCATGA
- a CDS encoding DUF7146 domain-containing protein, translated as MRMLARCAFDDAQPIRGTLAQGYFESRDLWSVAMEIEDIRFHPACPRESGEHPAVVIAMRSIASRAVTAVQRLFLDRQGRKIGKGMMLGTCSGAAMQLQPKIGSTLHIAEGLETALACIAMDHAPTWALGSTSLIQTFPVIGDIDRLVIWADHDPLQKIGGIWCRPGHKAAGVCMDRWLKAGKQVEVETPKREGWDEADVWSARCARL; from the coding sequence ATGCGCATGCTGGCGCGCTGCGCTTTCGATGATGCGCAGCCGATCAGGGGCACGCTCGCACAAGGCTATTTCGAGAGCCGCGATCTCTGGTCAGTGGCGATGGAGATCGAGGACATTCGCTTTCATCCGGCTTGCCCGCGCGAAAGTGGCGAGCATCCTGCGGTGGTGATCGCGATGCGCTCGATCGCCAGCCGCGCGGTCACCGCAGTTCAGCGGCTGTTTCTGGATCGCCAAGGCCGCAAGATCGGCAAGGGCATGATGCTCGGCACCTGCAGCGGCGCTGCGATGCAGCTGCAGCCGAAGATCGGCAGCACGCTGCATATCGCCGAAGGGCTGGAGACCGCGCTCGCCTGCATCGCGATGGATCACGCGCCGACATGGGCGCTTGGCTCGACATCGCTGATCCAGACCTTCCCGGTGATCGGCGACATCGACCGGCTGGTGATCTGGGCCGATCATGATCCGCTGCAGAAGATCGGCGGCATCTGGTGCAGGCCCGGACACAAGGCCGCTGGCGTTTGCATGGATCGCTGGCTGAAAGCCGGAAAGCAAGTCGAAGTCGAAACACCGAAGCGAGAGGGCTGGGACGAAGCCGATGTCTGGAGCGCTCGCTGTGCCAGACTTTGA
- a CDS encoding AAA family ATPase: protein MPDFEDEDHKTLSPADIIVPFDDARRKRGRAEEGEQQRVVIIAAPYIWTDPANIPLREWLYGRLLVRRFLTVTIAPGGIGKSSLIAAEALAMVSGRDLLGVLPVRRLKVWLWNLEDPQEETTRKIQAAAKHYHLTVDDISDRLFVNSGRDHALVIAKESRGGTIILRPVIENLVQQLREHGIDVLEVDPFVSCHEVSENDNSAIDMIAKEWSRVAELANCAIHLVHHTRKAPAGTEVTTDSSRGAKALTDAARVARALNQMSEEDGAKAGVENHRLFFRAFNDKANLAPPVVASDWFRLASVWLENGPAGGDSVGVVTHWEWPDPLTGVTGSDFDQVAIAIRGGTWRENPRSTDWVGVAVAKALDLSTADKTDRAKIIGLLKVWVSSGSLTVVERLDEQRRSRKFVEVSDVEP from the coding sequence GTGCCAGACTTTGAGGATGAGGATCACAAGACGCTCTCGCCAGCGGACATCATCGTGCCGTTCGATGATGCGCGCCGCAAGCGCGGTCGCGCCGAGGAAGGCGAGCAGCAGCGCGTCGTCATCATTGCCGCGCCGTACATCTGGACTGATCCTGCGAACATCCCGCTGCGCGAATGGCTCTACGGAAGGCTGCTGGTGCGGCGATTTCTCACCGTGACCATTGCGCCAGGCGGCATCGGCAAGTCATCCCTGATCGCTGCAGAAGCCTTGGCGATGGTCTCTGGCCGCGATCTGCTCGGCGTGCTGCCGGTGCGCAGGCTCAAGGTCTGGCTGTGGAATCTCGAAGACCCGCAGGAGGAAACCACGCGCAAGATACAGGCGGCGGCGAAGCATTATCATCTGACGGTGGACGACATCAGCGACCGGCTGTTCGTCAATTCGGGCCGCGATCATGCGCTGGTGATCGCCAAGGAGAGTCGCGGCGGCACGATCATCCTGCGGCCCGTGATCGAGAACCTCGTGCAGCAGCTCAGGGAGCACGGCATCGATGTGCTGGAGGTCGATCCGTTCGTCAGCTGCCATGAGGTTTCCGAGAACGACAATTCAGCCATCGACATGATCGCAAAGGAATGGAGCCGGGTCGCCGAGCTGGCCAACTGCGCCATCCATCTCGTGCATCATACCCGCAAGGCTCCAGCAGGCACCGAGGTGACGACCGATTCGAGCCGGGGAGCCAAGGCGCTCACCGATGCGGCGCGCGTGGCGCGGGCGCTCAACCAGATGAGCGAGGAGGACGGCGCGAAGGCTGGCGTCGAGAATCATCGGCTGTTCTTCCGCGCTTTCAACGACAAGGCGAATCTTGCGCCGCCCGTGGTCGCTTCGGACTGGTTCAGGCTCGCAAGCGTCTGGCTGGAGAACGGCCCCGCAGGCGGCGACAGCGTCGGCGTCGTCACGCATTGGGAATGGCCCGATCCGCTCACCGGCGTGACCGGCAGCGACTTCGATCAGGTCGCCATCGCGATCCGTGGCGGGACGTGGCGCGAGAACCCGCGCTCGACCGATTGGGTCGGCGTCGCTGTCGCAAAGGCGCTCGATCTCAGCACCGCCGACAAGACCGACCGGGCCAAGATCATCGGCCTGCTCAAGGTCTGGGTTTCGTCCGGTTCCCTGACGGTAGTCGAGCGCCTGGACGAGCAGCGGCGCAGCCGAAAATTCGTGGAGGTTTCTGATGTGGAACCGTGA
- a CDS encoding helix-turn-helix domain-containing protein: MRDTVRYRDARVLAAAKLVREVDRYMIDAGCRPIHISELCAHFSVGRRTLHRAFNEVVGISPIAFMRRKRLGDVHTVLLTGGSDATIKDVAIEHGFIELGRFAGAYRRLFGELPSQTLRRAQHR, from the coding sequence GTGCGCGACACCGTCCGCTATAGGGATGCGCGGGTGCTCGCGGCAGCAAAGCTGGTGCGGGAGGTGGACCGCTACATGATTGATGCAGGCTGCAGACCCATCCACATTTCCGAACTTTGCGCGCACTTCAGCGTGGGCCGTCGAACGCTGCATCGAGCTTTCAACGAGGTGGTTGGCATCTCGCCGATTGCTTTCATGCGCCGCAAGCGGCTCGGTGACGTGCACACTGTGCTGCTGACGGGCGGGTCTGACGCGACGATCAAGGATGTTGCAATCGAGCATGGCTTTATCGAACTCGGCAGATTTGCTGGCGCTTATCGACGGTTGTTCGGCGAGTTGCCATCGCAGACCTTGCGGCGTGCTCAACATCGCTGA
- a CDS encoding ParB/Srx family N-terminal domain-containing protein — translation MEDPSQRQKRSIFSGLTMGAGMKQSSKKGVFPGKNSHFGGSEIARNWPADQVSRRPISELVPNARNARLHSEEQIEQIAASISEWGWTIPVLIDEAGTIIAGHGRVLAAEQMGIDQVPTMVARGWSDEQKRAYLIADNKLTENGQWDRALLRIELNDLARLGLDSLTGFSETELREMGAGVEALGGMPVLADGERSPFQQMTFILHEKQAQTVSTAIERASQALGPPSEASENKNQNGNALAEICRAYLAQ, via the coding sequence GTGGAAGATCCTTCTCAACGCCAAAAACGCAGCATTTTCAGTGGCTTGACCATGGGAGCCGGAATGAAGCAGTCGAGCAAAAAGGGCGTTTTTCCCGGCAAAAACAGCCATTTCGGAGGGTCCGAAATAGCCCGGAACTGGCCTGCGGATCAGGTATCGCGCCGCCCGATTAGCGAGCTGGTGCCGAACGCCCGCAACGCCCGTCTGCATTCCGAGGAGCAGATCGAGCAGATCGCGGCCTCGATCAGCGAGTGGGGCTGGACCATCCCGGTGCTGATCGATGAAGCCGGGACGATCATCGCTGGCCACGGGAGAGTGCTGGCTGCCGAGCAGATGGGCATCGATCAGGTGCCGACGATGGTAGCTCGCGGCTGGTCGGACGAGCAAAAGCGCGCCTATCTGATCGCCGACAACAAGCTGACCGAGAACGGCCAGTGGGATCGCGCGCTGCTGCGCATCGAGCTGAACGACCTTGCGCGGCTGGGCCTCGATAGCCTGACCGGCTTTTCCGAGACCGAGCTGCGCGAGATGGGCGCGGGCGTCGAGGCGCTGGGCGGCATGCCTGTGCTTGCCGATGGCGAGCGCTCGCCCTTCCAGCAGATGACCTTCATCCTGCACGAGAAGCAGGCCCAGACCGTGAGCACGGCGATTGAGCGCGCATCGCAGGCGCTGGGGCCGCCGAGCGAGGCCTCGGAAAACAAGAACCAGAACGGCAACGCGCTGGCGGAAATTTGCCGCGCGTACCTAGCGCAATGA
- a CDS encoding phage terminase small subunit P27 family, protein MKPGKRPLPTHLKLLRGNPGQRKLHDEPQPEQLPDVPEPPTFITGYAADEWWITATELHRLGLLTKVDVPALACYCHAFGQWRMASESLARMQSNDPLMNGMIIKTKYGDAAVNPLVSIVRKHAGDVVRFAAEFGLTPAARSRISAGSQATNSQSKFAGLIAG, encoded by the coding sequence ATGAAACCCGGCAAGCGACCGCTACCGACGCATCTGAAGCTGCTGCGCGGGAATCCAGGCCAGCGCAAGCTGCACGATGAGCCGCAGCCCGAGCAGCTGCCGGATGTCCCCGAGCCGCCGACCTTCATCACCGGCTATGCCGCCGATGAGTGGTGGATCACCGCGACCGAGCTGCATCGGCTCGGCCTGCTGACGAAAGTCGATGTCCCCGCGCTCGCCTGCTACTGCCACGCTTTCGGGCAATGGCGGATGGCCTCGGAATCGCTGGCGCGGATGCAGAGCAATGATCCGCTGATGAACGGCATGATCATCAAGACCAAGTACGGCGATGCCGCCGTCAATCCGCTGGTCTCCATCGTGCGCAAGCATGCGGGCGATGTGGTGCGCTTCGCCGCCGAGTTCGGCCTGACGCCAGCGGCGCGCAGCCGCATCAGCGCGGGCTCGCAGGCTACCAATTCGCAGAGCAAATTTGCAGGACTCATCGCAGGCTAG
- a CDS encoding terminase large subunit produces MPSGKGQGEPFKLEPFQKLFIRAVYEPQLKLRRVVRRAILSMARKNGKTALIAAIVLAHLVGPEAIVHGEIYSAANDRDQAAIVYKFARQMVDLDPELGQMIELVPSTKTMIARRTGSVYRAISAEAGTKHGYLPSLVIYDELAQAKNRDLYDVLDTSFGARDEPLFIVISTQSNDPEHIMSKLIDDGISGVDPAIVCHLYAADEECELGDEKQWHKANPALAKFRDYEDLATSIRKAIRMPAEEPKVRNLFLNQRVSPHASLISRAEWKACAGESKLQDGEEVYLSLDLSSTVDLTALMIGSVSDPCRIEPHFWKPRDKLIEHSSRDFGSGSHRYREWAEAGRLHDSPGKTINPEAVALFIAEMSQRYRIKGMAYDRWHMDYILREFDRIGLQAYEDCEKGGDGLRLVPWGQGYRDMGPAIDALELAVIERQLIHPNNPVLNWNMANAVATSDPAGNRKLDKDKARFRIDGAVALSMLLGLRARDRNIKPVDIEALIG; encoded by the coding sequence GTGCCCTCGGGCAAGGGCCAAGGCGAGCCCTTCAAGCTGGAGCCGTTCCAGAAGCTGTTCATCCGCGCCGTCTATGAACCCCAGCTGAAGCTGCGGCGCGTAGTGCGGCGCGCGATCCTCTCGATGGCGCGCAAGAATGGCAAGACCGCGCTGATCGCGGCCATCGTGCTCGCGCATCTGGTCGGCCCCGAGGCTATCGTCCACGGCGAAATTTATTCCGCCGCGAATGATCGGGATCAGGCCGCCATCGTCTACAAATTTGCGCGCCAGATGGTCGATCTCGATCCCGAGCTGGGCCAGATGATCGAGCTGGTGCCCTCGACCAAGACCATGATCGCGCGGCGCACCGGCTCGGTCTATCGCGCGATCTCTGCCGAGGCTGGCACCAAGCACGGCTATCTGCCGAGCCTCGTGATCTATGACGAGCTGGCCCAGGCGAAGAACCGCGACCTCTATGACGTGCTCGATACTTCCTTCGGCGCTCGCGATGAGCCGCTGTTCATCGTGATCTCGACGCAGAGCAACGATCCCGAGCACATCATGTCGAAGTTGATCGACGATGGAATCTCGGGCGTCGATCCGGCCATCGTCTGCCATCTCTACGCCGCCGATGAGGAGTGCGAGCTGGGCGACGAGAAGCAATGGCACAAGGCGAATCCGGCACTCGCCAAATTCCGCGACTATGAGGACCTTGCGACATCGATCCGCAAGGCGATCAGAATGCCCGCCGAGGAGCCGAAGGTTCGCAACCTTTTCCTGAATCAGCGCGTCTCGCCGCACGCCTCGCTGATCAGCCGCGCCGAATGGAAGGCCTGCGCGGGCGAGAGCAAGCTGCAGGATGGCGAGGAAGTCTATCTCTCGCTCGATCTGTCGAGCACCGTCGATCTCACCGCGCTGATGATCGGCTCGGTTAGCGATCCCTGCCGCATCGAGCCACATTTCTGGAAGCCGCGCGACAAGCTGATCGAACATTCAAGCCGCGACTTCGGCTCGGGCTCGCATCGCTACCGCGAGTGGGCCGAAGCTGGCCGCCTGCATGACAGCCCCGGCAAGACGATCAACCCCGAAGCGGTCGCGCTCTTCATCGCTGAGATGTCGCAGCGCTATCGCATCAAGGGCATGGCCTATGATCGCTGGCACATGGATTACATCCTGCGCGAGTTCGACCGCATCGGGCTGCAGGCTTACGAGGACTGCGAAAAAGGCGGCGACGGCCTGCGGCTGGTGCCTTGGGGCCAAGGCTACAGGGATATGGGCCCCGCTATCGATGCGTTGGAGCTGGCCGTGATCGAGCGCCAGCTGATCCATCCGAACAATCCGGTGCTGAACTGGAACATGGCAAACGCGGTCGCCACCAGCGATCCCGCTGGCAATCGCAAGCTGGACAAGGACAAGGCGCGGTTTCGGATCGACGGCGCGGTAGCGCTCTCGATGCTGCTCGGGCTGCGCGCGAGAGATCGCAACATCAAGCCAGTCGATATCGAGGCGCTGATCGGATGA
- a CDS encoding HNH endonuclease, translated as MSRESWKHFYDTAFWQRRRRQQLLAHPLCKFCAADGIVTAATHVDHVKPHRGSWNLFCLGELQSLCSPCHSSTKQQIEARGFDIAVDADGWPTDPNHPANRHR; from the coding sequence ATGAGCCGCGAGAGCTGGAAACATTTCTACGACACCGCTTTCTGGCAGCGCCGCCGCAGGCAGCAGCTGCTCGCGCATCCGCTGTGCAAGTTCTGCGCGGCAGACGGCATCGTCACGGCGGCCACGCATGTCGATCACGTCAAGCCGCATCGCGGAAGCTGGAATCTGTTCTGCCTGGGCGAGCTGCAGAGTCTCTGCTCGCCCTGCCATAGCTCGACCAAGCAGCAGATCGAGGCGCGCGGCTTCGACATCGCAGTCGATGCCGATGGCTGGCCGACCGATCCGAACCATCCCGCCAATCGCCACCGCTGA
- a CDS encoding phage major capsid protein has product MLKRNQNLTRQDIKPDDDESYEDFMDRCSDGIGDEDVCQIIWDNRAAEGIRFKTTAAKVNGLEFVLSDETPDRMDDVIMSDGWDLSNFKRNPIALFGHQSSFPIGKWKNVRVVDKQLRGTLELAPDGTSDRIDEIRRLIEADILRAVSVGFRPKESKPRAESDYGVFFTKSELVETSVVSVPANPNALAVAKALKLSPATIDLVFAGKGATDGIKRRGITGGQADNSSTGRKGTTMSFAQRIIAAEQRVNALRDQLAAHWEKTDETNVSDDQLKIATDLNEKIEREEKTLEALRGTEKSLGQQSDDGRTVVLSRGATAATTHQPARPFNLPKKKVEPIELLVRAGTVQLFAHIHRKPVDAMMREIYGDDEQTRAVLDWATRAATAPAMTTVTGWAAELLQQIVTDFMQTLMPKSVFPRLSSLGLSLEFGRNGRIIIPTRSLTPTIAGSFVGEGMPIPVRQGAFTSQTLTPKKMAVITTWTKEIDEHSVPAIEGLLRDAISQDTAISLDSILLDTNPATLIRPPGILNGITPLTPTAGGGFGALVGDIKQLTGALLTGTKGNVRNPAWLMNPQQVNSISLTAAPGVGAFPFREEVSRGQLGGWPIIDSGTVPLGEVVVIDAADFVAVGGEAPRFEISDQATLHLEDTAPADIVSGAAPGTPATPVKSLWQTDSLALRLILPINWTIRRPGVVAVVSGVTW; this is encoded by the coding sequence ATGCTGAAGCGCAACCAGAACCTGACGCGGCAGGACATCAAGCCCGACGACGACGAGTCCTATGAGGACTTCATGGATCGCTGCTCGGACGGGATCGGCGACGAGGATGTCTGTCAGATCATCTGGGACAACCGCGCCGCCGAGGGCATCCGCTTCAAGACCACCGCCGCCAAGGTCAACGGTCTCGAGTTCGTGCTCTCTGATGAGACGCCCGACCGCATGGACGATGTCATCATGTCGGACGGCTGGGACCTGTCGAACTTCAAGAGAAATCCGATTGCGCTGTTCGGCCATCAAAGCAGCTTCCCGATTGGCAAGTGGAAAAATGTCCGCGTCGTGGACAAGCAGCTGCGCGGCACTCTGGAGCTGGCCCCGGATGGCACCTCGGATCGCATCGATGAGATCAGACGGCTGATCGAGGCCGACATCCTGCGCGCCGTCTCGGTCGGCTTCAGGCCGAAGGAGAGCAAGCCGCGCGCCGAATCCGACTACGGAGTTTTCTTCACCAAGAGCGAGCTGGTCGAGACCAGCGTCGTCTCGGTGCCCGCGAATCCGAATGCGCTCGCGGTCGCCAAGGCTCTGAAACTTTCCCCCGCAACAATCGATCTCGTCTTCGCCGGGAAAGGCGCAACGGACGGCATCAAGCGGCGCGGGATCACTGGCGGGCAAGCCGACAATTCATCGACTGGTAGAAAGGGCACGACAATGTCGTTTGCTCAAAGGATTATCGCTGCCGAACAGCGCGTCAACGCGCTGCGCGATCAGCTTGCTGCACATTGGGAAAAGACCGACGAGACCAATGTCAGCGACGATCAGCTGAAGATCGCCACTGACCTCAATGAGAAGATCGAGCGGGAAGAGAAAACGCTCGAAGCCCTGCGCGGTACCGAGAAGAGCCTCGGCCAACAGTCCGACGATGGCCGCACTGTCGTACTGTCGCGCGGCGCAACGGCGGCGACGACGCATCAGCCCGCGAGGCCGTTCAACCTTCCGAAAAAGAAGGTCGAGCCGATTGAGCTGCTGGTGCGCGCTGGCACCGTGCAGCTGTTCGCTCACATCCATCGCAAGCCTGTCGATGCCATGATGCGCGAAATTTACGGCGACGACGAGCAGACGCGCGCCGTGCTCGATTGGGCAACCCGCGCGGCAACGGCTCCTGCCATGACCACGGTCACCGGCTGGGCCGCCGAGCTGCTGCAGCAGATCGTTACCGACTTCATGCAGACGCTGATGCCGAAGTCGGTCTTCCCGCGTCTGTCCTCGCTCGGGCTCTCGCTGGAGTTCGGCCGCAACGGCAGGATCATCATTCCGACCCGCTCGCTGACGCCGACCATCGCTGGCTCGTTCGTCGGCGAAGGCATGCCGATCCCGGTTCGTCAGGGCGCATTCACGTCGCAGACCCTGACGCCCAAGAAGATGGCGGTCATCACCACTTGGACCAAGGAGATCGATGAGCACTCCGTGCCCGCCATCGAAGGCCTGCTGCGCGATGCGATCTCGCAGGACACCGCGATCTCGCTCGATAGCATCCTGCTCGACACCAACCCGGCGACGTTGATCCGGCCGCCCGGTATCCTGAACGGCATCACCCCGCTGACGCCTACTGCAGGCGGCGGCTTCGGTGCGCTGGTCGGCGACATCAAGCAGCTCACTGGTGCCTTGCTCACTGGCACCAAGGGCAACGTGCGCAATCCGGCTTGGCTGATGAACCCGCAGCAGGTCAACAGCATCTCGCTGACGGCGGCTCCGGGCGTCGGTGCCTTCCCGTTCCGCGAGGAAGTCAGCCGAGGCCAGCTCGGCGGCTGGCCGATCATCGATTCCGGCACCGTGCCGCTCGGTGAGGTGGTCGTGATCGATGCCGCAGACTTCGTTGCGGTCGGTGGCGAAGCCCCGCGCTTCGAGATCAGCGATCAAGCCACGCTGCACTTGGAAGACACCGCGCCCGCCGACATCGTCAGTGGCGCTGCGCCTGGCACCCCTGCAACCCCGGTCAAGTCGCTCTGGCAGACCGACAGCCTCGCGCTGCGGCTGATCCTGCCGATCAACTGGACCATCCGCCGCCCCGGCGTCGTCGCTGTCGTCAGCGGCGTCACTTGGTAA